The Candidatus Zixiibacteriota bacterium genomic sequence CGGGGTCTGGTATCCGAGCCGGGCCAGTGGCGATGGTCGAGTTACAATTGCTATTGTGGTCGAGACGATGTAGCTTTGCGGATAGACAAGATTGAGCTATGAGGGATCTGCCCGTGAATGGAACGACTGGTGAAGTACTTGAGCATATGGGAGCCGGGTGCCCCAGCCGCTTGCAGTGGGTTGAGATTGTGCCGCAGGTGCCGGGCTTCTCGGCACCCGCCTTAGGCGATGATTTAGGCACTTCGACCTACTTCGGGGTAGACGAGGACACCGGATCATGTCCGGGGCAAGCGTCTGCCGCCCACCAGGCGGAGATCGCCATGTCCGCAAAAGGCGGACTCGTGATGACGTTTTGGAGCGTGCTCAACAAGCCTCAAGGGGCGGGCATTCTGGATGGTCCGTAACAACAAATGTCTTGTATGTAAGTGTCGACCACCTTATCTTCTTAATGAAGGATGCCTTTATTCACCGGTGACCTTTCGTCACTGACCCGACAACGGCAATTGCCCGCACCTCGGATCACCACGCCTCTGCGTGTATATAAAGGTATCCTCGAGAAGGATGCAAACGAATGGGATAAAAACTACTCCGGAGAAAGGAAGGAAGACCATGAGCCTTGATGGAATATTGAAGGGTCACGACCTGTTCCGGTCGCTTAGCGTGGACCAGGCGCACGGAATAAGTGACTTTTCGACGGTGAAGAAATTTGACGCCGATGACGTGATCTTCTCGCATAATGACCCGGCCGGTCACATCTACATGTTAATGGAAGGAGCAGTCGATCTCCGCCTTCCATCTGAAGGTCAGGACTTCAGCCTCGTGATATCGAAGATTGAGAAGGGAGAGCTGTTCGGTCTATCACCGTTGCTTGATTCTCCTCGCTACACGGCTACAGCGCAATGTGTCGAGGCAACAGAGGTTCTCTCAATAGAGGCCAAGCCCCTCCGGGAGCTGCTCAAGAGGAACTCTCTTGTCGGCTTCGAGATAATAAACCAGGTTGCCCACATTTATTTCAAGCGCTATATCGAAATACTCAAGAGGCTACAGGGGGTGGTGGGGCAAGTGTCTTTGATCCGCTGAGAGACCGGCAGCAAGAACTTAATGTCTGCGGTACATTGAGCAGTCAATTCTTCGCTCAAGGCGATGCCTGGTGCCCCGCCCCTCGCGATGGGTTGAGACTGTAAAAAGACCCAAGGGGTGGGGCACCAAGTAGATGACTCCGCTAAAGTCCTTGCGCTCTGATTCAGCAATGGCATAAGTTAGACAGAAAAGTACAGGATAATCCTCGCGGGACGGGGAAGCGTCGTCCGCAAGATCGAAGATGGCTCAAACCCATAAGGAGAGAGACAGATGCGTAAAGCGATGTTCGTGTTGCTACCGTTGGCGGTTTTCACCCTGATCGGTTTCGCGATTCAGGCCGAGGAACCCGCTGCTACCAAATGGCTGGACATGACCAACTGCTACTTCTGTCAGCCGCTGCCCCAGTCCGAAGGGTTGATGGAAAACCTGGCTTGGGAAAGCCTCAAGATTAAGAATGGTATCGTCCAGGTGGTTACGTATAAGCCGGAGTGGGAAGAGAAATACAGGGCCGCCTGGGCCGAGTCGCAAAAGCGCCGGAAGGAATTCGATCCTGCCAAGCAGCTGTATGTGTGCGGGCTATGTCAGGCATGGCAGCAGATACCGTTGGACAAGGTAAGGTGGGAGGATGTGAAATTCAGCGGCGGTGAAATAAGCATCGGTGAATCCGAGGACTCCGCGATCGTGGTTCAGATACACACGATTGTTGAAAAGACCGGCGCCGCCATGGACGAGATGAAGAAGGCGGAGGAGATTCAGAAGGAATAGCATGCCCGCTGCTCACTCCGCCTTCGGTGGACGCAGGAATTATTTTTCGAGTCATCGTTAGCCGGGTACCGCATCGGCTTGCGATGTGGTGAGATTCTGATATGAATGTCGGGTTTCTCGGCCCGCCTGTGGCTGGCCTCGGAACACCGACCTACCTGTCTGTGGGGCCTCCGGTGCGGTGACCACGCTTCGGGCGGTCTCTCGGCGCTCAAGCGATAACTCCCGTTGACTAATTTGGTCGCGCTCGGTATATTGGTTTCAGGAGGCCCATTATGGCTGTCCAAATCAAGCGTGTCGAATACTATTACTGTGCGGTCGAAGATAAGCACGGCACCGGCTACTGGCTGCTGGAACACCTTCGCCAGAAAAATGTCAACCTCATTGCCTTCACCGCCTTTCCGACCGGCGGCGGTCGATCTCAACTCGACTTCGTGCCCGACGACCCCAAGGCGCTGGTTGCCGCGGTCAAAGAGGCAGGCGTTAATCTGGTCGGTCCCAAGTGGGCGTTTCTCGTGCAGGGGCAGGACGATGTCGGTGCGATCGTGGAGCTACACCGTAAACTGGGCGTTGCAAGCATAAACGTTCACGCGGCCAACGGGGTTGCGGACGGCAGCGGGCGCTTCGGCTATGTCCTCTGGGTGAAGCCGGAGGATTACCAAAGAGCGGCGCAGGTCCTGGGCGCATAGCTTAGGCGAGTGTCCACAGCTGCGGCGGACCGGATTTCGAGCGGGTTTCGCCGCCCCTTGAGTGCACCGGTCTGGTCGTCCCCAAATCTTGTTGCTTTTCTCCGCTCCCCGAATACCTTCCTGAATCGACTGAAGCGGTCGATGATTCGATCATGTGGTGGAAACTGCTCATATACGTGGCGATGTCGGCGATGATTGTCGCCAGTTTTGTCACGCCCGCGCCGCAAAGGCAGATCGGCGAGGCCAGCCGTATCTTCTACTACCACATCCCCCAGGCGTGGGTCTGCGTGATCGCCTTTGCGCTGTCGATGATTTTCTCGATCCGGTTTCTACGACGCCGTCAGATAGTCGAGGACGATCGGGCCGTAGTTGCGGCATCGCTGGGCTTCATCTACTGCTTCCTGGCGACTGTGACGGGCGCGACTTTTGCCAAGGTCACTTGGGGATCATTCTGGAACTGGGACCCACGAGAGACTTCGATTTTCGTGCTGCTGCTCATCTACGCCGCGTATTTCGCGCTGCGCAACGCGATTGACGAACCGGAAAAGCGGGCGGCGCTCTCGGCAGTCTATTCGATATTCGCCTTTCTGACCGTGCCGTTTCTGATCTTTGTTGTACCAAGGATTATGCCGTCGCTGCACCCCGCCGACTCGGTGGTCGACCAGAACCTGCGGTTTACTATGGGACTGACTGTCGGAACCATCTTCGGAGTATCACTGGCGCTGTATACGGCGCTCTTTTGGTGGATGTTCAGCCTGGCGCTCCGGGTGAAGCGGATCGAGCGGGCGCACTTGGAGAGGGAGTTTTAGATGGACGGAAATTATGTTGCTTTAGCAGTTACCCTGCTGATCTGGCTGGGGCTGTTCTTCTATCTATGGCGGTTGGATAAGCGGGTTCGGGAGCTGGAGAAGCGGTCGTAGCTCGATCGGAACCCGTAAGATCCGAACAGGCATTGACTCAAAACCGGTCTCTCGAACCGAGGGGCCGGTTTTGATGTATCAAACGCAACCCAGGGGACAACCTCGGTGCTTCCACCACGCACGCCTGGCTCCGACGCAGTCAGTGTCGGCCAGGGAGGCTAAATCTTCGTCAGCTCCGCCCTGCTCAGGTGGATATTCTTAAAGCTATCCTCGGAGATGACATAGTACCAGTCGGCGAAACGGGCGTTGAGACGCGCGGCGAGGTCGCGTCCGGCCTGCACCTTGCGCTCCCATTGCTGGTACTTGCTGTGCTGCTCCTTGCAGGTCTTGTCGAAGTCCGTCAGCGCAGAATCCGGCTTGTTCTGGAAATCCATGGAGGCCGGCTTCGGCGGCTGAGGGAAGTAACCGGCATCGAACTCGCATGTGAGGAAGAGGTAGCGATTTGCCGCCTGTTCCTGCCCGCCGCCCGCCTTACGGGACTCCTCCGACGAACCTGCGGTCACTTCCAGACCGGAGCCGTAGAGCACTTCGCCGAAACGGAGTGTGTACACGATCCCATCGGAGCTGTAGACCTTGACATCACCCTCGTTAGACAGCAGGCGCCCGTCCTGGCGAGCGATGTAGAACCCTTTGCTCTGCAGCGAATACTGATCCTCCTGGGTCATCTCCAGCGAACGGCCCGCACCCTTGAGGCCGGCTGACAGAGCCGCCGGCTTGGGGCGGACTCCGACAATAGTCAAATCCTGCAGCGTACGGGCCAGCGTCCGAACTTTGGACGTATCCAGCTCGGCTCCTTTGTTGAGCGAGCGGGTGGACCAGACGTTGTCCGTGAACACCAGGTCGATCTTCTCACCCGGTACGAGCGAGAGCGTGCGCTCGTTTATGGAGTAGCTGTCAAGCAGGATGCGCTCGATTTTGGGCGCCTGCACCTCCAGCAGACTCGCCTCGATCCAGTCTGTAAACCGGGTCGATATATCGAGGTTTACGCGCGAGGCATAAACGCGATTCTCGCCGGGGACGCGGACGAATCGGAATCCCTCGCGTTCGGGCACGTTCTTGCCGATGATGAAGTCGGCCAGCGCGCCTCCGTCTTTGTCCTTAAGCGAAATTCGGCTACCGCGCCCCTTGAGTCCGGGCGCCGATTGGTCGGTGGGATCGATCACGCCGCAGGCTTCGTGATCCGATACGAGATTGGTTCGATAATCATCCTTTTTGATATCGATCACTCCTGCAGCCGTCTTAGCCAGTCGGTCTTTGCCGTCGGCAGGATAGTCGTGGTGCGACGGAATCGTCCAGCGGCCGTCCTTGAAGGTGACTTTGAACGGTCGTGCGGAGCCGGATTGTTCGTCGAATTCGACCACTTCCAATGTCGTGGCTTGGTTGGGATCAGTAAACATCGGGAAGAATGGTTCGCCCTGGTCGCTGAACGCCTCGGGGGTAATCCTGCCCGGTGACAGCAGGAACGCCAAGAGACCCAGTATCAATGCGGTCCCCGCAAATAGGCCGGTGATTTTCAGTTCGCTCATGGTTTAGCTCCTCAATCTCCGCGCGGCGATCGCGCCCTCACGTTCACGTCTGCGCCTTTTCACCGCAGTGACGATACCGATGACCAGCACCGGGATCGGCGGCAACGCCACGGCCAGAGTCTTGATTCTGGTCTGTATGCTGCGAAGAGCTGATTCCATGTTCTCTTTGCTTGCCTGAATGGTAGCTTGTTTTTGCGATTCGATATTCGCTTTAACGACTTCGAATCGGCGGCTTTCAACTTCCTGCAGGTTGCGGGCCATGATCTGCTTGGTCTGCTCGTCGAGGTCTTCCCGGTTGCGCAGCGCGGCGACTTTGGCGTCCAGTCTGCCCTGGGCCTCGGCCAGAGCCTGCTTTGCCTGTTCCTCAGCCTGGCTCTCTTCGCTAAGCCGCCGTTCGACAAATTCGCGCGTACGGTTCTCGACTTTTTCGAGCGTGCGGTGCTTTATACGCTTCTTGCGCAGATCGATAAACGATAAGTCATCCACCAGAAAGTCCATACAGTTGAGCACGAAAGATACATTATCAAACTGAAGGTTTCCAAGCCCCTGCTCGCGAAGCATGAAGAACTGGTCGGAGATCAGGTCTATATCGGCGATGACAATCGCATTCACCTTCTGAGTGACCATGCTGTCGGCCAGGGGATTGGCACCTCCCAGCAGTTTGCCGGCTTGGGTCGTATCAAAGGGAACCTGCCGCTCACCACTGATGTGGGCCGCCAAAATAAACGACTCCGGCGACTGCTGGCGCGGCGGATTAGGATTCATGCGCAGACCGAAGAAGCTGCGCTGCACCATTTGATACCAGGACGCCGTTCCGGCGATGCGCCCGGTGTGCAGCAGCGGCTTGAAAGTGAACTCGCTCCGGGCGCTGAACACGTGGCCGGGGTACATGGCCACCACTTCCTGCAGGCCGGCGCTGGCGGCGTTGCCCGAGGCAAACGGTTCGCTCGCTCCGTTGCCTTGTCCAATAAAGACGATGTCCGGCGGCACCGCCCCAAGATCGGGATGCGGGTTGTAGGTGTCCCAGACCAGGCTGCTCGGATCGAAGCGCACGCCGATCGCGTTCATCAGCTCGCCGATGTTCCCTTTTGGATCGGGCGTAGGACCGCGATTCTGCTGGAACGGGTTGGTTTGTGCGTCAGCGGGAATCAACGGCGAGAGGTTGATATTGACCACCGGTAGAGGATCGTCGAGAATCAAAGTTGGCTTGCCCGCCAGTATATGCTTCTTGAGGTTGTCCATTTGCGGCTGGCTGAGCGATGACGGCAGCACAACGAGCAGGCCGTCGATATCCTCAGCGATCTCGGTATCGGCCGCGATATCCACCACCTCGTACTGCTTTTTCAGCTCTCGGACAATGCCCCACGGCGGCGACTGGCTCATCGCCTGAAAATCAAAGCCACCCGACAGCTTGGCCGCTGTCGTCAGCACGCCGATCTTCTTCCGTGCCGTGGCCGCCGCCACGCGAATGGACCGTATTAACTCGTACTCCACCGGCAGGCCAACGTCGAAAAACGGGATCACTTCTTCCGCGGCCCCACTGGTGAAGGCAAGGCCCATGAAGACCTGCATTGTGCTGGTTCGGGCGCTCTCCAGGCTCATCACTTCGCGCGGCGTAATGCCGAACTTCTCACGGGCGTCGCGCGCCTCCTCGCTGAACGGCTCGGTGTCATGGATAAGCACCTGCACCTTGTCGCCGGCATCTGCGGAAATTTCATTGAGTGCCGATAGCAGGTTCTCCCTCGTCTCCACGTACTGCCGGGGCACCTCGGGGCTGATAAACGCCTGAACGAGAACAGGTCGATCTTCGCTCAATTCGTCAAGCAGAAACCCGGTCTTGTCGGAAATAGAGTGGAGGCGTTCTGCGGTAACATCCAGCCGTATTCCTGTGCGGCCAACAATCGATACCAGGCTGACCGCGGCCACCACGACGGCAATTCCTCGCACCAATTGGTGGACCCAGTAGCGATAACCGTCGGCAGCCAACGGCCAATGACGCCTCCCCAGCAGGATTATGTTGAGATACAACATCACCGCGACCGTGAACAGGAAGTATAGCAGGCCGGAAAAGCTCACCACGCCGCGGGCGAAATCGGTGAAATGCGTGGTAACTCCCACCGGTCCCAACCACTCCTGGAGCGCTTTGCTGAGGGTCCAATTCTCCGAATTGACAAAAACGAAGAACGAGCAAAACAGCGCCCCGAGAATGAAGCCCACAGTTGCGTTGGAGGTCAGCAGCGACGCTAACATGCCGACCGCTATCAGTGCCGCACCGATCAGCCAGTAGCCAAAGTAGTTGCCGAACATCAGGCCAAGATCGGGCCGCCCCAGCCAGAACAACACGATCACGTGGCTGAGCGAGAAGGCAAGCGATGTCGTATAGATACCTAGTCCGGCCAGATACTTGCCGAACACAACCTCGATATCGGTAGCCGGCAAGGTCAGCAGCAGTTCATCGGTGCCATGCTTGCGCTCATCGGCCCAGATATTCATAGTGAGGGCCGGGATGAAGAAAAGCAGGATGAGCGGGAAGAAGTAGTTCAGTTGCCCGAGATTGGCCAGGTTGTCCGCGAAAAACCGCTGCTGCCAAAAGGCCGCCGCGGCGCTCAGAAAGATGAACAGAGTGATAAACACGTAGCCGGTGGGACTCGAGAAATAGCTGCGTAAGTCGCGCTTGCAGATCGCCCAGATCACTTGCCAGTTGAGCTTCATACTGCACCTCCCGCCGTGGCAACGGAGGCCACCCGCCCGTAGTTGGTCAATTCATAAAACGTTTGTTCGAGCGATTTGCCCACCTGCAGCTCCGTCGGGGTGCCATCAAAAACCAGACGGCCGTCATGAATCAGGAGCACCCGGTCCGAAACTGCCGTCACCTCACCAAGAATGTGTGTGGACAGCAGTATCGTCTTGGTTTCTCCAAGCTTCCGAATGTAACCGCGGAAGTCGCGAATCTGGTTCGGATCCAGTCCGGCGGTAGGTTCATCCATAATGAGCACGTCGGGGTCATGGAGCAGCGCCTGGGCGAGACCGACTCTCTGGCGGTATCCGCGCGAGAGCTTGCCGGCCGGCTTCTCCCAGACCTCTTTTAGTCCGCACTGCTGGGCAACCGCCTCCATCCGGCTCTTGAGTGTCTCTCCGGTTATGCCGCGAGCCTCGCCGAAAAACCTCATGTGTTCGTAAGGCGTCATGTCGTGATAGAGCGGGCCGTTCTCCGGCAGATAGCCCAGATGCCGGGCAGTTTCAAGACGGTGCGTGCGCACGTCGTGTCCCGCGATCGCTGCCGTGCCTTCACTTGCGGAAAGGAAACCGCTCAGGATCTTCATGGTCGTCGATTTGCCGGCGCCGTTCGGCCCCAGGAACGCGACAATCTGCCCCTTCGGGATCGAGAAGGTGATATCCTTGATTGCAACGAAAGAACCGTAGAACTTACTCAGCCCGCGGGTTTCAATCATAATGGGTGGAGAACTTGCAGTCATTTCTTCCTCTATGTCGAACTCTAACAAACCCTTGCCTTGAAAAACGGTCCGCCATAATAGGCCGGCCCGCCGTTTATGTCAAGTTGCCGCCTGGCTTTGTCTTTAGCACGAATGGCGGAATAAACCGGGCCGGATTTCGCCGCTGGGCGGGACCGGCGCCATGCTCGGCTATCCTACAGAACGATTATAGGCAGGAGAGTCCGCCAGGTTCCCGACGGAGCAACCGTCGGAGACCAAGCCGGGTGCCGGCGTCGATGTTGTCGGACGAGGACGTAAGCCAGCGACTATCCGCGTGAGGTTGTGTTTGCCCCATCCGTCACTGGCGGAGTGGGCCACCAGACGCTAGTTCGTAACCGCCATTTCGGTTTTGAAAAGAAGCGCGACCCAGAGGATCGTCACGATCCCGCGAATATCGACCGGCCAGTGGGAGCCGACCATGTAGAGGTAGCACATCAGGGTCAGTCCAAAAAACGTCTTGATAAGCCCCTCGCGGGCATCGTAGCGAACGAAACTGACTATGGCCCGGGCAAGGAAGAGAACGATCAGGGCCGGCGCGACCAGTAGCACCAGCCAGCGCCAGAAATCGAGATTGTTCAACTGGGGAAGGAGCGGATCGCAGGTGATCGCGTTTTCCAGAAGTACGCCGTGGCCGATCGCCAGGAACAGGGCGATGGTCACGTATAGGTACCCCTGGGAACTGTGGTCCCTGATCTCCTGGATTCCCATCAGCACGAAGAACATGGCGAGACCAGCCAGCGCGGAGAGCTGGTAGATCGTAGCGTTGGCGAAAATCTCGGCCAGGGTCGGGTCCATGTGGAGTCCTCAAAGAGGTCCAAAAGTAACCCGCGTGCCAAATGCCGCCAAGCGCCGAGGGGCAGCCTAAGCGGCCATGATACTTTATGTTAGAATAGTATACTTGAAGTCACTGTTGAAGTAAAAAGGAGTGGATGAGTAGCTTATTGCAATCGCCTTCACATCGTTGATGTGTGCGTAGACTCAGTTGATCACAATCAGCTTCCCCTGGGCGCCGCTGTCGGGCAGGAACCAGAGGTAGGTGCCGGACGCCACCCGGTTGCCGGATTCGTTGGTACCGTCCCAAACGATATCCTGGCCGACCAGGTTAGTCCAGCGCCTGATGATGGAACCGGAGATGGATGTCAGCAGCAGTTCCCCGTCGGCGGGCAGATCGGTAAACGTAGCGGCGTCGACTTCGGAGAAGCGAACCGGGTTTGGATAAGCGTGAGCATAGGGGTCAACGAAGAAGCTCGACGTTTCGCTGTAGCCGTCGGTGTTGGTCGCTACGCGCCAGAAGTACTGCTGCTCGGACACAAGCGGAAGGTTGACCTGCCACGAGGTCGTCGTACCGATATGCTGATCAACCACACCGCCGGCAACCAACCCGAAAAAGTTCGAGTCGGTTGCCAGTTCGAACCGGTACACGTTATCGGGCGAGGGGTCGGCGTTTTCGACTACCAGTACCGGCCGGGCGGTGGGGAGGACAGCCAGGGGAGGCGGGGAGGTAGGTTGGGCCAGGTTGCCGTTGTTAAGGACGAGGATAAACCTGGCCTCGCAGGAAACGACATTGGACAACGCCGCCGGATTGGCGGCGTCGTCATAGGCTTTGATACCGACATAGTAGGTCTCACCCGGCACCAGCGAGGAGAGCGTCGTGCTCTGGGCGGTGCCGGCGGGCGTAGGGTTTGGCGGCGAACTCCATGGCAAGGCCGAACCCCAGTTACCGGAGGTGATGTTATTGAGCGAGTATCGAATCTCGTAGGCAGTCGCCGTACCGGTCATACCATCGTCACCAGGGGCAACCCACGTGAGATTGATCTCGCCGTTGTTCTCGCCTGGAACGGCCACGAGGTCGTTAATCGGCGCCGGGGGCGTGTTGTCCTGCGCGGTGATGTTGTTCGGCACGTTGGATATAGCCGACCAGTTGGTGCGCTCGTCCGCACTCTTCAGCGCAAAGTAGTACCGCGTATTTGCTGTTAATCCAGCAACCAAAAGCGTCTCTGGTGTGCCCGACGCTCTGGGCAGCGGTTCGCCGGTCACCTGGGTGGCCGACGCAAAATTAGCGGCTGTGATTACCGACGTGGAATAGCGAATGTCATACTGAGAAGCAGTCCCGATAGAACCGTCGTCGCCCGGAGCCGTCCAAATCAGAGTCAGCGAGGATGTGGTCGGCAGAATCAGACTGAGGTTGGCAACCGCCGACGGAGCGGTGGCGTCGTTCGACGTTGAAAGAGTGGCGTTGTTCGAGATCGCCGACCAGTTGGGGACCTCGTCGGCGGTCTTTATGGCGAAGAAATAAGTCGTGCCGGAGTTCAAGCCGGTAACCACGTAGCTCTGGAAACTGCCTCCTGCCAGTGGCGCGGGGGGAGAGGCGACCGGCGTGGCAGCGTTGAAATTCGCCTCGGTTATGAACGCGGTCGAATAACGAATCGAATACTGGGCTGCCGTGCCGGCCATGCCGTCGTCACCAGGGGCAGTCCAGCTCAGCTCGATCGTATGCTCGGTCGGCGCCCCGGCGCCAAGGTTGGCGATTGCCGACGGCGGCGTGGTCTCAGTGGACGTCGTGCCGCTGGTTACGTTGGACATGCCCGACCAGTTCGGGACCTCGTCCGCGGTCATCATCGCGAAATAGTAGGTCGTGTTTGGATTCAATCCGGTGACGACAAATGATTCGGCGCTCCCGGCCACCCGGGGGGCGGGCTCGCCTGTAATCTGGGTCGCCGAGGACCAATTCGCCGCGGTGATAGTCGATGTAGATCG encodes the following:
- a CDS encoding cytochrome c biogenesis protein — encoded protein: MWWKLLIYVAMSAMIVASFVTPAPQRQIGEASRIFYYHIPQAWVCVIAFALSMIFSIRFLRRRQIVEDDRAVVAASLGFIYCFLATVTGATFAKVTWGSFWNWDPRETSIFVLLLIYAAYFALRNAIDEPEKRAALSAVYSIFAFLTVPFLIFVVPRIMPSLHPADSVVDQNLRFTMGLTVGTIFGVSLALYTALFWWMFSLALRVKRIERAHLEREF
- a CDS encoding DUF4340 domain-containing protein, which codes for MSELKITGLFAGTALILGLLAFLLSPGRITPEAFSDQGEPFFPMFTDPNQATTLEVVEFDEQSGSARPFKVTFKDGRWTIPSHHDYPADGKDRLAKTAAGVIDIKKDDYRTNLVSDHEACGVIDPTDQSAPGLKGRGSRISLKDKDGGALADFIIGKNVPEREGFRFVRVPGENRVYASRVNLDISTRFTDWIEASLLEVQAPKIERILLDSYSINERTLSLVPGEKIDLVFTDNVWSTRSLNKGAELDTSKVRTLARTLQDLTIVGVRPKPAALSAGLKGAGRSLEMTQEDQYSLQSKGFYIARQDGRLLSNEGDVKVYSSDGIVYTLRFGEVLYGSGLEVTAGSSEESRKAGGGQEQAANRYLFLTCEFDAGYFPQPPKPASMDFQNKPDSALTDFDKTCKEQHSKYQQWERKVQAGRDLAARLNARFADWYYVISEDSFKNIHLSRAELTKI
- a CDS encoding fibronectin type III domain-containing protein codes for the protein MMFGGAHRFTASVLASLALVFLATEGQASLTAADATPTSVTLNWTAPGDDGTTGTASQYDIRYSLSTITDANWGAATQVTGEPAPGPAGTAQQFEVTGLQPSTTYYFAIKTADEVPNWSTLSNVVAKATLPEDSPPAVIANLSAGSPTATSLTLTWTAPGDDGSTGTAAQYDIRRSTSTITAANWSSATQITGEPAPRVAGSAESFVVTGLNPNTTYYFAMMTADEVPNWSGMSNVTSGTTSTETTPPSAIANLGAGAPTEHTIELSWTAPGDDGMAGTAAQYSIRYSTAFITEANFNAATPVASPPAPLAGGSFQSYVVTGLNSGTTYFFAIKTADEVPNWSAISNNATLSTSNDATAPSAVANLSLILPTTSSLTLIWTAPGDDGSIGTASQYDIRYSTSVITAANFASATQVTGEPLPRASGTPETLLVAGLTANTRYYFALKSADERTNWSAISNVPNNITAQDNTPPAPINDLVAVPGENNGEINLTWVAPGDDGMTGTATAYEIRYSLNNITSGNWGSALPWSSPPNPTPAGTAQSTTLSSLVPGETYYVGIKAYDDAANPAALSNVVSCEARFILVLNNGNLAQPTSPPPLAVLPTARPVLVVENADPSPDNVYRFELATDSNFFGLVAGGVVDQHIGTTTSWQVNLPLVSEQQYFWRVATNTDGYSETSSFFVDPYAHAYPNPVRFSEVDAATFTDLPADGELLLTSISGSIIRRWTNLVGQDIVWDGTNESGNRVASGTYLWFLPDSGAQGKLIVIN
- a CDS encoding cyclic nucleotide-binding domain-containing protein; translated protein: MSLDGILKGHDLFRSLSVDQAHGISDFSTVKKFDADDVIFSHNDPAGHIYMLMEGAVDLRLPSEGQDFSLVISKIEKGELFGLSPLLDSPRYTATAQCVEATEVLSIEAKPLRELLKRNSLVGFEIINQVAHIYFKRYIEILKRLQGVVGQVSLIR
- a CDS encoding ABC transporter ATP-binding protein, translating into MIETRGLSKFYGSFVAIKDITFSIPKGQIVAFLGPNGAGKSTTMKILSGFLSASEGTAAIAGHDVRTHRLETARHLGYLPENGPLYHDMTPYEHMRFFGEARGITGETLKSRMEAVAQQCGLKEVWEKPAGKLSRGYRQRVGLAQALLHDPDVLIMDEPTAGLDPNQIRDFRGYIRKLGETKTILLSTHILGEVTAVSDRVLLIHDGRLVFDGTPTELQVGKSLEQTFYELTNYGRVASVATAGGAV
- a CDS encoding Gldg family protein, whose translation is MKLNWQVIWAICKRDLRSYFSSPTGYVFITLFIFLSAAAAFWQQRFFADNLANLGQLNYFFPLILLFFIPALTMNIWADERKHGTDELLLTLPATDIEVVFGKYLAGLGIYTTSLAFSLSHVIVLFWLGRPDLGLMFGNYFGYWLIGAALIAVGMLASLLTSNATVGFILGALFCSFFVFVNSENWTLSKALQEWLGPVGVTTHFTDFARGVVSFSGLLYFLFTVAVMLYLNIILLGRRHWPLAADGYRYWVHQLVRGIAVVVAAVSLVSIVGRTGIRLDVTAERLHSISDKTGFLLDELSEDRPVLVQAFISPEVPRQYVETRENLLSALNEISADAGDKVQVLIHDTEPFSEEARDAREKFGITPREVMSLESARTSTMQVFMGLAFTSGAAEEVIPFFDVGLPVEYELIRSIRVAAATARKKIGVLTTAAKLSGGFDFQAMSQSPPWGIVRELKKQYEVVDIAADTEIAEDIDGLLVVLPSSLSQPQMDNLKKHILAGKPTLILDDPLPVVNINLSPLIPADAQTNPFQQNRGPTPDPKGNIGELMNAIGVRFDPSSLVWDTYNPHPDLGAVPPDIVFIGQGNGASEPFASGNAASAGLQEVVAMYPGHVFSARSEFTFKPLLHTGRIAGTASWYQMVQRSFFGLRMNPNPPRQQSPESFILAAHISGERQVPFDTTQAGKLLGGANPLADSMVTQKVNAIVIADIDLISDQFFMLREQGLGNLQFDNVSFVLNCMDFLVDDLSFIDLRKKRIKHRTLEKVENRTREFVERRLSEESQAEEQAKQALAEAQGRLDAKVAALRNREDLDEQTKQIMARNLQEVESRRFEVVKANIESQKQATIQASKENMESALRSIQTRIKTLAVALPPIPVLVIGIVTAVKRRRREREGAIAARRLRS
- a CDS encoding CcmD family protein, which codes for MDGNYVALAVTLLIWLGLFFYLWRLDKRVRELEKRS